The Bemisia tabaci chromosome 5, PGI_BMITA_v3 genome includes a window with the following:
- the LOC109032397 gene encoding proton-coupled amino acid transporter-like protein acs isoform X2 encodes MGFKEKSDSQAVLDVEVSGDSPDLDEHYEPHDYQPPGKSASYCEALFILVKASLGTGILCMPRAFYNAGYVLGAVGTIFAGVISVLSVHLIANTEHELCRRKRIPRMTYPETLEASFEMGPGNVKRYKGIARVVCTVALTMQAFGSDCVYAIFIAVNIKEVVPLKNRMTKPAQFGSVCGVVNVAMIPDVFLYVIIGVFGYLAYGDNTRDPITLNMPQTGFAGDLIRFLLAVSVFAMYPICNYVVIELLWDKNLKLKLQDVKHRSKWEYAFRTAVTCANILFCIAVPSLELVMSLVGSLMVPALSLWFPAIMYTLTFWDEYRGIKFAFFLLRSSILLLTGVFALVVSVSITVFEIYETVL; translated from the exons ATgggttttaaagaaaaatcagactCACAAGCAGTTCTCGACGTGGAAGTAAGCGGAGATAGCCCTGATTTGGATGAACATTATGAACCTCACGATTACCAACCACCTGGTAAATCAGCCTC GTACTGCGAGGCGCTTTTCATTTTGGTAAAAGCCAGTTTGGGTACCGGTATTTTATGTATGCCGAGAGCTTTCTATAATGCAGGTTATGTTCTGGGTGCGGTCGGCACGATCTTTGCAGGTGTGATATCGGTGCTCAGCGTTCATCTAATC GCAAATACAGAGCATGAGCTTTGCAGGAGAAAAAGAATCCCTCGCATGACGTATCCAGAGACACTCGAAGCATCATTTGAGATGGGCCCTGGGAATGTTAAACGATACAAAGGTATTGCAAG gGTGGTATGCACTGTAGCTTTAACTATGCAGGCATTTGGTAGTGACTGTGTGTATGCAATCTTTATAGCTGTAAATATCAAAGAG GTTGTACCTCTAAAAAACAGGATGACAAAACCGGCACAGTTTGGATCAGTTTGTGGTGTTGTAAACGTGGCGATGATTCCAGATGTTTTCCTCTACGTGATCATTGGTGTTTTCGGATATTTAGCATACGGTGATAACACGCGCGATCCAATCACACTAAACATGCCACAAACTGGATT TGCTGGCGATTTAATCCGATTCCTGTTGGCTGTCTCCGTTTTTGCGATGTACCCCATTTGTAATTACGTTGTCATCGAGTTGCTCTGGGACAAAAACTTGAAGCTAAAACTTCAAGATGTCAAGCATCGAAGCAAGTGGGAGTACGCTTTTCGAACAGCAGTGACTTGCGCAAATA ttctaTTCTGCATCGCCGTTCCCAGTTTGGAATTGGTTATGTCACTAGTGGGATCATTGATGGTGCCTGCCCTCTCTTTATGGTTCCCCGCCATCATGTACACGCTCACGTTTTGGGATGAGTATAGAGGCATTAAATTTGCATTCTTCCTACTCAGGTCTTCCATCCTTCTACTCACCGGCGTTTTCGCTCTTGTGGTTTCCGTTAGCAtcacagtttttgaaatttatgaaaccGTACTCTAG
- the LOC109032397 gene encoding proton-coupled amino acid transporter-like protein acs isoform X1, which yields MGFKEKSDSQAVLDVEVSGDSPDLDEHYEPHDYQPPGKSASYCEALFILVKASLGTGILCMPRAFYNAGYVLGAVGTIFAGVISVLSVHLIANTEHELCRRKRIPRMTYPETLEASFEMGPGNVKRYKGIARVVCTVALTMQAFGSDCVYAIFIAVNIKEICDHFFTPAPLKFYLLCLLGPFIVICWIRNLKYLAPGSTIGTACSICCIGAAYYYIFSQPITTEGRKTVGSLRDFALFFGAALFAQGDFGVVVPLKNRMTKPAQFGSVCGVVNVAMIPDVFLYVIIGVFGYLAYGDNTRDPITLNMPQTGFAGDLIRFLLAVSVFAMYPICNYVVIELLWDKNLKLKLQDVKHRSKWEYAFRTAVTCANILFCIAVPSLELVMSLVGSLMVPALSLWFPAIMYTLTFWDEYRGIKFAFFLLRSSILLLTGVFALVVSVSITVFEIYETVL from the exons ATgggttttaaagaaaaatcagactCACAAGCAGTTCTCGACGTGGAAGTAAGCGGAGATAGCCCTGATTTGGATGAACATTATGAACCTCACGATTACCAACCACCTGGTAAATCAGCCTC GTACTGCGAGGCGCTTTTCATTTTGGTAAAAGCCAGTTTGGGTACCGGTATTTTATGTATGCCGAGAGCTTTCTATAATGCAGGTTATGTTCTGGGTGCGGTCGGCACGATCTTTGCAGGTGTGATATCGGTGCTCAGCGTTCATCTAATC GCAAATACAGAGCATGAGCTTTGCAGGAGAAAAAGAATCCCTCGCATGACGTATCCAGAGACACTCGAAGCATCATTTGAGATGGGCCCTGGGAATGTTAAACGATACAAAGGTATTGCAAG gGTGGTATGCACTGTAGCTTTAACTATGCAGGCATTTGGTAGTGACTGTGTGTATGCAATCTTTATAGCTGTAAATATCAAAGAG ATTTGTGACCATTTTTTCACCCCCGCCCCGCTGAAATTTTATCTGCTATGCCTGCTCGGACCCTTCATTGTAATTTGTTGGATACGGAATCTAAAATACTTGGCACCAGGATCCACGATAGGCACCGCCTGTAGCATATGTTGTATTGGTGCTGCCTACTATTATATATTTTCGCAGCCCATCACGACTGAAGGACGGAAAACCGTAGGATCCCTCAGGGATTTTGCTCTCTTTTTCGGTGCCGCATTGTTTGCGCAAGGAGATTTTGGAGTT GTTGTACCTCTAAAAAACAGGATGACAAAACCGGCACAGTTTGGATCAGTTTGTGGTGTTGTAAACGTGGCGATGATTCCAGATGTTTTCCTCTACGTGATCATTGGTGTTTTCGGATATTTAGCATACGGTGATAACACGCGCGATCCAATCACACTAAACATGCCACAAACTGGATT TGCTGGCGATTTAATCCGATTCCTGTTGGCTGTCTCCGTTTTTGCGATGTACCCCATTTGTAATTACGTTGTCATCGAGTTGCTCTGGGACAAAAACTTGAAGCTAAAACTTCAAGATGTCAAGCATCGAAGCAAGTGGGAGTACGCTTTTCGAACAGCAGTGACTTGCGCAAATA ttctaTTCTGCATCGCCGTTCCCAGTTTGGAATTGGTTATGTCACTAGTGGGATCATTGATGGTGCCTGCCCTCTCTTTATGGTTCCCCGCCATCATGTACACGCTCACGTTTTGGGATGAGTATAGAGGCATTAAATTTGCATTCTTCCTACTCAGGTCTTCCATCCTTCTACTCACCGGCGTTTTCGCTCTTGTGGTTTCCGTTAGCAtcacagtttttgaaatttatgaaaccGTACTCTAG